In one window of Nodosilinea sp. PGN35 DNA:
- a CDS encoding precorrin-8X methylmutase — protein sequence MARLWQSPILEESFAVIDREIGDHGFTAAEYAVVRRVIHSTADFEFKELVRFSEGAIAAAIHHLAQGGPIIVDVTMVRQGVVAMVERTFQNPLLTAVTVGDPPLQGRTRTETGLLRCLDEHPGGLVVVGNAPTALVALCDRIGAGQACPALVIGAPVGFVAVEASKQRLAQTSVPQIRVEGRKGGSPVAAAVLNALLVLAWEQQP from the coding sequence ATGGCGCGGTTGTGGCAGAGCCCTATTTTAGAAGAAAGTTTTGCGGTGATCGATCGGGAAATTGGCGATCACGGCTTTACGGCGGCGGAGTATGCGGTGGTGCGGCGCGTCATTCACAGTACCGCCGATTTTGAGTTTAAAGAGCTGGTGAGGTTTAGCGAGGGGGCGATCGCCGCTGCAATCCATCACCTCGCCCAAGGTGGCCCGATTATTGTGGATGTGACGATGGTACGCCAGGGGGTGGTGGCCATGGTGGAGCGCACGTTTCAAAATCCGCTGCTGACCGCCGTGACGGTGGGGGATCCGCCCTTGCAGGGCCGCACCCGCACGGAGACGGGGCTACTGCGGTGTTTGGACGAGCATCCCGGTGGGCTGGTGGTGGTGGGCAACGCGCCGACGGCGCTGGTGGCGCTGTGCGATCGCATTGGCGCTGGCCAGGCCTGCCCGGCGCTGGTAATCGGGGCTCCGGTGGGGTTTGTGGCCGTCGAAGCGTCGAAGCAGCGGCTGGCGCAGACCTCGGTGCCGCAGATTCGGGTGGAGGGGCGCAAGGGTGGGTCGCCCGTGGCCGCTGCCGTACTCAATGCCCTGCTGGTACTGGCCTGGGAACAGCAGCCATGA
- the cbiE gene encoding precorrin-6y C5,15-methyltransferase (decarboxylating) subunit CbiE has product MTSVHVVGVGLDGRNGLPPRLLALIDQAAVLVGSPRQLSYFPGVAAEIWVLGDLKATLDRLRHWLDANPPGVAVVLTSGDPLFFGLGRLLLDTLPAESLTFHPHLSAVQLAFSRLKLPWQGATLISAHGRSPEALTAALRRGDALIAVLTDPTHTPAALGQLILTLELPYSYRLAICENLGDDAEAIHRLTPEMAAHKTFAALNVVVLQRQDEVFAKAEQLPLIGLPDRAFATFSDRPGLITKRDIRIQILADLDPRPEQVVWDIGAGTGSVSLEINRLCPTAQVYAIEKTAAGHSLIQQNQRRLGNSRLHPIYGAAPEALAPLPAPDRIFIGGSGGHLAEILDCCAQRLRPQGRIVLALATLEHTGTVLSWAREAAPTPWSLELRQIQVQQGVQVGSLTRWQPLTPITLVTLADPR; this is encoded by the coding sequence ATGACCTCAGTACATGTGGTAGGGGTAGGGCTAGACGGCCGCAACGGTCTGCCGCCCAGGCTGCTGGCGCTGATCGATCAGGCGGCGGTGCTGGTGGGTAGTCCTCGTCAGCTCAGCTACTTCCCTGGGGTGGCGGCAGAGATCTGGGTGTTGGGCGATCTCAAGGCAACCCTCGATCGCCTCCGACACTGGCTCGATGCCAATCCCCCCGGCGTTGCCGTAGTGCTGACCTCGGGCGACCCGCTGTTTTTTGGCCTGGGGCGGTTGCTGCTCGACACCTTGCCCGCTGAGAGCCTGACCTTTCACCCCCACTTGAGTGCGGTGCAGCTGGCCTTTAGTCGGCTCAAGCTCCCCTGGCAGGGGGCAACGCTGATCAGCGCCCATGGCAGATCCCCTGAAGCACTCACTGCGGCCCTGCGGCGAGGGGACGCGCTAATTGCGGTACTCACCGATCCGACCCATACGCCTGCCGCCCTGGGGCAGCTCATTCTCACGTTGGAATTGCCCTATAGCTATCGCCTGGCAATCTGCGAAAATCTGGGGGATGACGCCGAAGCCATTCACCGTTTGACGCCTGAGATGGCGGCGCACAAGACCTTTGCGGCTCTCAATGTGGTAGTGCTCCAGCGGCAGGATGAGGTCTTTGCCAAGGCGGAGCAACTGCCCCTAATTGGGCTTCCCGATCGCGCTTTTGCCACCTTTAGCGATCGCCCCGGCCTGATCACTAAGCGCGATATCCGCATTCAAATTCTGGCCGATCTAGACCCCAGGCCAGAGCAGGTTGTTTGGGATATTGGCGCAGGCACTGGCTCGGTGAGCCTAGAAATTAACCGCCTGTGCCCCACGGCCCAGGTCTATGCGATTGAAAAAACCGCCGCTGGCCACAGCCTGATTCAGCAAAACCAGCGCCGCCTGGGCAACAGTCGCCTGCACCCTATCTACGGGGCCGCCCCTGAGGCTCTGGCACCGCTGCCCGCTCCCGATCGCATTTTTATTGGCGGCAGCGGCGGTCACCTGGCTGAAATTCTCGATTGCTGCGCCCAGCGCCTGCGCCCCCAGGGCCGCATCGTCCTCGCCCTGGCCACCCTAGAGCACACCGGCACCGTGCTGAGTTGGGCCAGGGAGGCAGCCCCAACCCCATGGTCGCTAGAGCTGCGCCAGATTCAGGTGCAGCAAGGGGTGCAGGTGGGGTCGTTGACCCGCTGGCAACCGCTGACCCCGATCACCCTGGTCACCCTGGCTGACCCCAGGTAG
- a CDS encoding CPBP family intramembrane glutamic endopeptidase has translation MARIAHIPLSYPVAPQYKLPLLLPLYLLAPAAVEVHRRLVAVPWSAYGIAWHASFFKAAAAGFGIAAGGVALLVALQVGLGWRRWQVPGRAGSSEAIGSPPRISADFAEAQSASTPAPGVVLLAVLPLALFVGWIEELVFRGVLVNGLGQAVPLAAMAIREAIPAGIAVCLIFALSHLLWDGPAGVPQLPGLAVMGAVLLLARWTAGGSLGLAWGLHAGWVYAIAAIDALALLKPGKDGPAWLVGLPDQPLTGLLPIGLLVLTGAGLWFWGA, from the coding sequence GTGGCGCGAATTGCTCACATACCGCTCAGCTACCCCGTGGCTCCGCAGTATAAGCTGCCCCTGCTGTTGCCGTTGTATCTGCTGGCTCCAGCGGCAGTAGAGGTACACCGTCGCCTTGTCGCTGTCCCCTGGTCGGCCTACGGCATTGCTTGGCATGCCTCTTTTTTTAAGGCCGCCGCCGCCGGATTTGGCATAGCTGCTGGAGGGGTGGCGCTCTTGGTGGCCCTCCAGGTGGGATTGGGCTGGCGGCGGTGGCAGGTGCCCGGGCGGGCGGGTTCCTCGGAGGCGATTGGTTCGCCCCCCAGAATCTCGGCTGATTTTGCCGAGGCTCAATCTGCGTCTACGCCTGCGCCAGGGGTAGTGCTGCTTGCGGTACTGCCCCTGGCGCTCTTTGTGGGCTGGATCGAAGAGCTGGTGTTTCGCGGGGTGCTGGTCAACGGCCTGGGGCAGGCCGTGCCGCTGGCGGCCATGGCGATTCGCGAAGCGATTCCTGCGGGAATCGCCGTCTGCCTGATCTTTGCCCTCTCCCACCTGCTGTGGGACGGCCCCGCCGGAGTCCCCCAGCTGCCCGGCCTGGCGGTGATGGGAGCGGTGCTGCTGCTAGCCCGCTGGACGGCGGGCGGCAGTCTGGGCCTGGCCTGGGGGCTGCATGCCGGATGGGTATATGCGATCGCCGCCATCGATGCCCTGGCCCTGCTAAAGCCCGGTAAGGATGGCCCTGCCTGGCTGGTGGGGCTGCCCGATCAGCCGCTGACGGGGCTGCTGCCGATCGGCCTGCTGGTGCTGACGGGGGCGGGGCTGTGGTTTTGGGGGGCCTAG
- a CDS encoding AbrB family transcriptional regulator, with protein MAEKPTPLTGKALLQKVKDLSNLTKRETAKECGYYTLTKDNQVRVNLSGFYDALLEAKGINLDPESSKDGRGREPTYRVSVHKNGQIVIGATYTQEMGLKSGDEFEIKLGYKHIHLKQLDADSDE; from the coding sequence ATGGCAGAAAAACCCACTCCCCTGACCGGCAAAGCATTGCTCCAAAAGGTTAAGGATCTTTCCAACCTGACCAAGCGCGAAACCGCTAAAGAATGCGGCTACTACACCCTGACCAAAGATAACCAGGTACGGGTCAATCTGTCGGGCTTTTACGATGCGCTGCTAGAGGCCAAAGGTATCAACCTCGATCCTGAAAGCAGCAAAGATGGGCGCGGTCGCGAGCCCACCTATCGGGTTAGTGTTCATAAAAATGGCCAAATTGTGATTGGGGCCACCTACACCCAAGAAATGGGCCTTAAGTCCGGCGATGAGTTTGAAATCAAGCTGGGCTATAAGCACATTCACCTGAAACAGCTTGACGCCGACTCCGACGAATAG
- the acs gene encoding acetate--CoA ligase: MASPTIESVLHENRLFPPSDGFVQNASIQSMEEYRTLAEQAAADPAQFWADLASQELHWFQPWETVLDWQPPFAKWFVGGKINISYNCLDRHLTTWRRNKAALIWEGEPGDSRTLTYAQLHREVCQVANVLKGLGVQKGDRVGIYMPMVPEAAIAMLACARIGAPHTVIFGGFSAEALKDRLNDAEAKVVITADGGFRKDKVIPLKAAVDQALEGGVPSVSSVLVVQRTKEDIAMVEGRDHWWHELQATASAVCPAEEMDAEDLLFILYTSGTTGKPKGVVHTTGGYNLYTHMTFKWAFDIKDTDVYWCTADVGWITGHSYIVYGPLSNGATTVMYEGVPRPSNPGCFWDVIEKYGVTIFYTAPTAIRAFIKMGDALPKARDLSSLRLLGTVGEPINPEAWMWYHQVIGNERCPIVDTWWQTETGGFMITPLPGAIPTKPGSATLPFPGILADVVDLDGHPVAPGEGGYLVIKHPWPSMMRTVYGDDDRYRRTYWEHIAPVDGQYLYFAGDGARKDADGYFWVMGRVDDVINVSGHRLGTMEVESALVSHPAVAEAAVVGRKDEVKGEDIFAFVILEGQYSPSDALKQELKQHVVNEIGAIARPGEIKFADALPKTRSGKIIRRFLRNLASGEAIAGDASTMEDQSVLDQLRQG, from the coding sequence ATGGCTTCCCCCACCATCGAATCGGTTTTGCACGAAAACCGCCTGTTTCCCCCATCCGATGGGTTCGTACAAAATGCTTCTATCCAGAGCATGGAGGAGTATCGCACGCTAGCTGAACAGGCGGCGGCAGATCCAGCCCAATTTTGGGCCGATCTGGCCAGCCAGGAACTGCACTGGTTTCAGCCCTGGGAAACGGTACTGGACTGGCAGCCGCCCTTTGCAAAGTGGTTTGTGGGCGGCAAGATCAATATTTCCTACAACTGTTTAGACCGCCACCTGACCACCTGGCGACGGAACAAAGCCGCCCTGATCTGGGAGGGGGAACCGGGGGACAGCCGCACCCTGACCTACGCCCAGCTGCACCGGGAAGTGTGCCAGGTGGCCAACGTGCTCAAGGGGCTGGGGGTACAAAAGGGCGATCGCGTCGGTATCTACATGCCGATGGTGCCCGAGGCGGCGATCGCCATGCTGGCCTGCGCCCGCATCGGTGCCCCCCACACCGTCATCTTTGGCGGCTTTAGCGCCGAGGCCCTCAAAGATCGCCTCAACGACGCCGAGGCCAAGGTAGTGATCACCGCCGACGGCGGCTTCCGCAAAGACAAAGTGATCCCACTCAAAGCCGCTGTTGACCAAGCTCTGGAGGGCGGTGTCCCTAGCGTGTCGAGCGTGCTGGTGGTGCAGCGCACTAAGGAAGACATTGCCATGGTGGAGGGGCGCGACCACTGGTGGCACGAGCTTCAGGCCACCGCCTCGGCGGTGTGCCCCGCTGAAGAAATGGACGCCGAAGACCTGCTGTTCATTCTCTACACCAGCGGCACCACGGGCAAGCCCAAGGGGGTGGTGCACACCACGGGGGGCTACAACCTCTACACCCACATGACCTTTAAGTGGGCCTTTGACATCAAAGACACCGATGTCTACTGGTGCACCGCCGATGTCGGCTGGATTACCGGCCACAGCTACATTGTCTACGGGCCGCTGTCGAACGGGGCCACCACGGTGATGTACGAGGGGGTGCCCCGGCCCAGCAACCCTGGCTGCTTTTGGGATGTGATTGAAAAGTACGGCGTCACCATTTTCTACACCGCCCCCACCGCCATTCGCGCCTTTATTAAAATGGGCGACGCGCTGCCCAAGGCGCGGGATCTGTCGTCGCTGCGGCTGCTGGGCACCGTGGGCGAGCCGATCAACCCCGAAGCCTGGATGTGGTACCACCAGGTGATTGGCAACGAGCGCTGCCCGATTGTCGATACCTGGTGGCAGACGGAGACCGGCGGCTTTATGATCACGCCGCTGCCGGGGGCAATTCCGACCAAGCCCGGCTCCGCCACCCTGCCCTTCCCCGGCATTCTCGCCGACGTGGTGGATCTTGACGGCCACCCCGTGGCCCCCGGCGAGGGCGGCTACCTGGTGATCAAGCACCCCTGGCCCAGCATGATGCGCACGGTCTACGGCGATGACGATCGCTACCGCCGCACCTACTGGGAGCACATTGCCCCAGTCGATGGCCAGTACCTCTACTTTGCCGGCGATGGTGCCCGCAAGGACGCCGATGGCTACTTCTGGGTGATGGGCCGGGTGGACGATGTGATCAATGTGTCGGGGCACCGCCTGGGCACCATGGAGGTGGAGAGCGCTCTGGTGTCGCACCCGGCGGTGGCCGAGGCCGCCGTGGTGGGCCGCAAGGACGAGGTCAAGGGCGAAGACATCTTTGCCTTCGTGATTTTAGAGGGTCAGTACAGCCCCAGCGACGCGCTCAAGCAGGAACTCAAGCAGCACGTGGTAAACGAAATTGGCGCGATCGCCCGGCCTGGCGAAATTAAATTTGCCGACGCCCTGCCCAAGACGCGATCGGGCAAGATCATTCGCCGCTTTTTGCGGAATTTGGCCAGTGGGGAGGCGATCGCAGGGGATGCCTCCACCATGGAAGATCAAAGCGTGCTCGATCAGCTGCGCCAGGGCTAG
- a CDS encoding adenylate/guanylate cyclase domain-containing protein codes for MANVLSSVERCGRGWPKILAVAAGYFIVARLSLHFMELLGGEEPVLPIWPPAGYSQGIVLVAGAALAPGITLGSLLFTLLARSEALNWHWHLVAAVNNTLQPLIGLWLLRRVGFLNALSRLQDVGAFIGLGAVTPAIVSATVGITYFCLTTPMVWGTVPTAWFSWWISNVTGVVLMTSLIITWPQGMRRFRSFYAPPLIGLWLAVLIALSWYVFCSSDRHYYLSYMLFPVVMWAALRLGPFGAALGSAIVTAIATWGIFQAVGSAPDHSPALLHLQAYICVLTFTALILAGVVAEREQARQDLQEEKEKSEQLLLNILPLPIATRLKQGRSTIADHFAEVTVLFADIVEFTQLSETLSPQDLVALLNDIFSQFDQLAERHQLEKIKTIGDAYMAVGGIPYERDDHAQAVAAMALDMQAMAQGFSDRTGQSFRLRIGINTGPVVAGVIGTKKFIYDLWGDTVNTASRMESFGLAEHIQVTETTYNCLKDSFDFDLRGEVPVKGKGTMRTYFLRQRSPVPLGKPL; via the coding sequence ATGGCTAATGTTTTATCGTCGGTCGAGCGCTGCGGACGAGGGTGGCCAAAGATCTTAGCTGTGGCAGCGGGCTATTTTATTGTCGCCCGACTCAGCCTTCACTTTATGGAGTTGTTGGGGGGAGAGGAGCCTGTTTTACCCATCTGGCCACCAGCGGGCTATAGCCAGGGTATTGTACTGGTGGCGGGGGCTGCTTTGGCACCGGGAATCACCCTGGGTTCGCTCCTGTTTACCCTGCTGGCCCGCAGTGAAGCCCTGAACTGGCACTGGCATCTGGTTGCCGCCGTCAACAACACGCTTCAGCCCCTGATTGGGCTGTGGCTGCTGCGTCGGGTAGGATTCCTCAACGCGCTCTCTCGCCTTCAAGATGTGGGGGCCTTTATTGGCCTGGGGGCTGTGACCCCGGCCATCGTCAGCGCTACGGTGGGCATCACCTACTTTTGTCTCACGACCCCGATGGTCTGGGGAACTGTTCCTACGGCCTGGTTTAGCTGGTGGATTAGCAACGTGACCGGGGTCGTTTTAATGACTTCCCTAATCATTACTTGGCCCCAGGGGATGCGGCGGTTTCGCAGTTTCTATGCGCCACCGCTAATCGGGCTATGGTTGGCGGTTTTGATCGCTCTGAGCTGGTATGTATTTTGCAGCTCCGATCGCCATTACTACTTGAGTTATATGCTCTTTCCGGTAGTGATGTGGGCGGCGCTGCGGTTAGGCCCCTTTGGGGCTGCCCTGGGCTCGGCGATAGTCACTGCAATCGCCACCTGGGGGATCTTTCAAGCGGTGGGGTCTGCGCCAGATCACAGCCCGGCGCTGCTGCATCTACAGGCCTATATTTGCGTGCTGACGTTTACTGCGCTGATTTTGGCGGGCGTGGTGGCCGAGCGTGAGCAGGCTCGGCAAGACTTGCAGGAAGAAAAAGAAAAATCAGAGCAGCTGTTGCTAAATATTTTGCCTTTGCCCATCGCCACCCGGCTCAAGCAGGGGCGCAGCACCATTGCCGACCACTTTGCCGAGGTGACGGTGCTATTTGCCGACATTGTGGAGTTTACCCAGCTCTCAGAGACCCTCAGCCCCCAAGACCTGGTGGCCCTGTTAAACGATATCTTTTCCCAGTTTGACCAGCTGGCGGAGCGCCACCAGCTAGAAAAAATTAAAACCATCGGCGACGCCTATATGGCGGTGGGGGGCATTCCCTACGAGCGGGACGACCACGCCCAGGCGGTGGCGGCAATGGCTTTGGATATGCAGGCTATGGCCCAGGGGTTCAGCGATCGCACCGGTCAATCCTTTCGTCTGCGCATTGGCATCAACACCGGCCCGGTGGTGGCGGGGGTGATTGGCACCAAAAAGTTTATCTACGACCTCTGGGGCGACACCGTCAACACCGCCAGCCGTATGGAGTCCTTTGGCCTGGCTGAGCACATTCAGGTGACCGAAACCACCTACAACTGTCTCAAAGACAGCTTCGATTTTGATCTGCGGGGCGAAGTCCCCGTCAAGGGTAAAGGCACCATGCGCACCTACTTTCTGCGGCAAAGAAGTCCGGTACCCCTGGGCAAGCCGCTCTAA
- a CDS encoding metal-sensing transcriptional repressor — MHNPSLHSHSHLHEVSPPGDTVAHPHVHDPESLRRIVNRLARIEGHIRGIKTMVQESRPCPDVLVQVAAVRGALDRVARIILDEHLSECIGRAAEEGNIEAEIAELKAALDRFLP, encoded by the coding sequence TTGCACAACCCTAGCCTCCACTCCCACTCCCACCTGCACGAGGTCAGCCCCCCCGGCGACACCGTCGCCCATCCCCACGTCCACGACCCGGAGTCGCTGCGGCGAATTGTCAACCGGCTGGCCCGCATTGAGGGGCATATTCGCGGCATTAAGACCATGGTGCAGGAGAGTCGCCCCTGCCCCGACGTGCTGGTGCAGGTGGCAGCGGTGCGGGGGGCACTCGATCGCGTCGCCCGCATTATTCTCGACGAGCACCTGAGCGAGTGCATTGGCCGTGCCGCCGAAGAGGGCAATATTGAGGCAGAAATTGCGGAACTCAAGGCCGCCCTAGATCGATTTTTACCCTAG
- the tsaD gene encoding tRNA (adenosine(37)-N6)-threonylcarbamoyltransferase complex transferase subunit TsaD, whose protein sequence is MATILALETSCDETAAAVVRDRTVLSTVVASQIDIHQPYGGIVPEVASRHHVATLGESIGAALDQAGLGWAAIDGVAATCTPGLVGALLVGLTAGKTLAMVHQKPFLGIHHLEGHIYANYLANPDLEPPYLCLLVSGGHTSLIYVKDCGQYQTLGQTRDDAAGEAFDKVARLLGLGYPGGPIVDQLAQTGNPKAFPLPEGNISLPTGGFHPYDSSFSGLKTAVLRLVEKLRAAGVEPLPVADLAASFQATVARSLTRRVVACAQAYGLTTVAVGGGVAANSGLRQQLQQAAADCGLRVLFPPLSLCTDNAAMVGCAAADHLNRGHRSDFALGAQSRLDLARVMELYAPIPTA, encoded by the coding sequence ATGGCGACGATTTTGGCTTTAGAAACCAGCTGCGATGAGACGGCGGCGGCGGTAGTGCGCGATCGCACCGTCCTCAGTACCGTGGTTGCCTCCCAGATCGACATTCACCAGCCCTACGGCGGTATTGTGCCCGAGGTAGCCTCGCGACACCATGTCGCCACCCTGGGGGAGAGCATTGGCGCAGCCCTCGACCAGGCCGGGCTGGGCTGGGCCGCCATCGACGGCGTTGCCGCCACCTGTACCCCGGGCCTGGTGGGGGCGCTGCTGGTGGGGCTGACGGCGGGCAAAACTCTGGCCATGGTGCACCAGAAACCCTTTTTAGGTATTCACCATCTGGAGGGGCACATCTACGCCAACTATCTGGCCAACCCCGATCTGGAGCCCCCCTACCTGTGCCTGCTGGTGTCGGGGGGCCACACCAGCCTCATCTACGTCAAAGACTGCGGTCAGTACCAGACCCTGGGTCAAACCCGCGATGACGCCGCTGGAGAGGCCTTTGACAAAGTAGCGCGGCTGCTGGGGCTGGGCTACCCTGGCGGCCCCATTGTTGACCAACTGGCCCAAACCGGCAACCCCAAAGCCTTTCCCCTGCCCGAGGGCAATATCTCGCTACCCACAGGGGGCTTTCACCCCTATGACTCCAGCTTTAGCGGGCTCAAAACAGCGGTGCTGCGGCTGGTGGAAAAACTCAGGGCCGCAGGGGTAGAGCCCCTACCCGTGGCCGATCTGGCCGCCAGCTTTCAGGCTACGGTGGCCCGCAGCCTGACTCGGCGGGTGGTGGCCTGCGCCCAGGCCTACGGCTTGACCACGGTGGCGGTGGGGGGCGGGGTCGCCGCGAACAGCGGCCTGCGACAGCAGCTCCAGCAGGCCGCCGCTGACTGCGGTCTGCGGGTGTTGTTTCCGCCCCTCAGCCTGTGTACCGACAACGCTGCTATGGTCGGCTGTGCCGCCGCTGACCACCTCAACCGGGGGCATCGCTCCGATTTTGCCCTGGGGGCGCAGTCGCGCCTCGATCTGGCTCGGGTGATGGAGCTTTACGCGCCCATCCCCACGGCTTGA
- a CDS encoding Photosystem I reaction center subunit III, producing the protein MRRFFAVALVVFLWFGFAPPASASLAGDNVAGLTPCGQNEAFLKRAAGAKTESAKARFDFYGSSTLLCGSDGLPHLVVDGDLAHAKEFLIPSLLFLYIAGWIGWVGRAYVIAVRGDKNPEDKEIIIDVPLAIKCSLSGFAWPLLAFKDIASGAMFAKNEEITVSPR; encoded by the coding sequence ATGCGACGGTTTTTTGCTGTAGCGCTTGTAGTGTTTCTCTGGTTTGGGTTTGCCCCTCCAGCTTCCGCCAGTCTGGCTGGTGACAACGTAGCAGGTTTGACCCCCTGTGGCCAAAACGAGGCCTTTCTAAAGCGGGCTGCCGGTGCCAAAACTGAGTCGGCCAAGGCTCGGTTCGATTTCTATGGTAGCTCCACCCTGCTGTGCGGCAGCGACGGCCTACCCCACCTAGTGGTAGACGGCGATCTCGCCCACGCCAAGGAATTTTTGATTCCTAGCCTGTTGTTTCTCTACATCGCTGGATGGATTGGCTGGGTAGGTCGCGCCTACGTCATTGCGGTGCGCGGTGACAAAAATCCCGAAGACAAAGAGATCATCATCGATGTGCCCCTGGCTATCAAATGCTCTCTGTCTGGGTTCGCCTGGCCCCTGCTTGCCTTCAAAGATATTGCCAGCGGTGCCATGTTTGCCAAAAACGAAGAGATCACCGTATCGCCTCGCTAG
- the psaJ gene encoding photosystem I reaction center subunit IX has product MDNNLLRYLSSAPVLATVWMVITAGILIEFNRFFPDLLLHP; this is encoded by the coding sequence ATGGACAACAACCTGCTTCGGTACCTGTCATCTGCTCCGGTGCTGGCCACCGTATGGATGGTGATTACCGCTGGTATTTTGATTGAGTTCAATCGCTTCTTTCCCGACCTGCTGCTGCACCCCTAG
- a CDS encoding photosystem I reaction center subunit XI — protein MTDLIQPAGDPQIGNLETPINSSGFSKAFIGNLPAYRKGLSPQRRGLEIGMAHGYFLYGPFALLGPLRDSEIPGLAGLLSAAALVVILTACLSIYSGAGVNDAVTKTTTPFTPPASLETDEGWSEFAGSFLIGGIGGATFAYLLAANLPILTTLVSGGHS, from the coding sequence ATGACAGACCTGATTCAGCCCGCTGGGGATCCACAGATCGGCAACCTAGAAACGCCGATTAATTCCTCCGGGTTTTCAAAGGCTTTTATTGGCAATTTACCCGCCTACCGCAAGGGGCTCTCTCCCCAGCGGCGCGGCCTAGAAATCGGCATGGCCCACGGCTATTTCCTCTATGGCCCCTTTGCCCTCCTCGGCCCCCTGCGCGATTCTGAGATTCCTGGCCTGGCCGGACTGCTCAGCGCGGCGGCGCTGGTGGTCATCTTGACCGCCTGCCTGTCGATCTACTCCGGTGCTGGGGTCAACGATGCTGTGACTAAAACCACCACTCCCTTCACTCCCCCCGCCAGTCTCGAAACTGACGAAGGCTGGAGCGAGTTTGCCGGCAGCTTTTTAATTGGCGGCATCGGCGGGGCGACCTTTGCCTACCTGTTGGCGGCTAATCTGCCGATTTTGACCACCCTGGTCAGCGGCGGCCACAGCTAG
- a CDS encoding methionine gamma-lyase family protein: MPPESILLPIFSGIDAQVKQNLERVLAAFRRQRVGSHHFSSVSGYGHDDIGRDTFDRVFAEVMGAEAALARSQFVSGTHAIACALYGVLRPGDEMLAVAGTPYDTLEEVIGLRGTGQGSLAEFGVSYRELPLSPTHRIDWSALAHAVRPNTRLVHIQRSCGYSWRSTLTIAEIEKIVRVVKEQNPATVCFVDNCYGEFLETREPTAVGADLIAGSLIKNPGGTIAPTGGYVAGRADLVAAAACRLTAPGIGASGGSSLNLNRLLYQGLFLAPQMVGEAMKGNYLLAATFEALGYPVNPAPGAPRDVIQAIRLGSPEKLIAFCQAVQRHSPIDAYVEPVPAAMPGYDSELVMAGGTFIDGSTSELSADGPLREPYIVYCQGGTHWTHIALAIEAAVAAIGPL; this comes from the coding sequence ATGCCGCCAGAATCCATACTTCTTCCGATTTTTTCTGGAATTGACGCCCAGGTCAAGCAAAACCTCGAGCGGGTGCTGGCGGCGTTTCGGCGGCAGCGGGTAGGCAGCCACCACTTCAGTAGTGTATCGGGCTACGGCCACGACGACATCGGCCGAGACACCTTCGATCGCGTGTTTGCCGAGGTCATGGGAGCCGAAGCGGCCCTGGCGCGATCGCAGTTTGTCTCAGGCACCCACGCGATCGCCTGTGCCCTCTACGGCGTGCTGCGCCCCGGCGATGAAATGCTGGCAGTGGCGGGCACCCCCTACGACACCCTAGAAGAAGTCATTGGTCTACGCGGCACAGGCCAGGGATCCTTAGCCGAGTTTGGGGTGTCCTATCGAGAGTTACCGCTGAGCCCCACCCACAGAATCGACTGGTCTGCCCTGGCTCACGCAGTCAGGCCCAATACCCGACTGGTACATATCCAGCGATCGTGCGGTTACAGCTGGCGCTCAACCCTCACCATAGCCGAAATCGAAAAAATCGTCCGGGTCGTCAAAGAGCAAAATCCGGCCACCGTCTGTTTTGTCGATAACTGCTACGGCGAGTTTTTAGAAACCCGCGAGCCCACCGCCGTGGGGGCCGACCTGATCGCCGGTTCACTGATCAAAAACCCCGGCGGCACCATTGCCCCTACGGGGGGCTACGTGGCGGGCCGCGCCGACCTGGTGGCCGCCGCCGCCTGCCGCCTCACCGCACCGGGCATTGGGGCCAGCGGCGGCTCTAGCCTCAACCTAAACCGCCTGCTCTACCAGGGGTTATTTCTCGCCCCCCAAATGGTGGGGGAAGCCATGAAGGGCAACTACCTGCTGGCCGCCACCTTTGAGGCCCTGGGCTACCCCGTCAACCCGGCCCCCGGCGCTCCTCGCGACGTGATTCAGGCGATTCGTCTGGGGTCGCCCGAGAAGCTCATCGCCTTTTGCCAGGCGGTACAGCGCCATTCGCCCATCGACGCCTACGTTGAGCCAGTCCCCGCCGCCATGCCCGGCTACGACAGCGAGCTGGTGATGGCCGGGGGCACCTTTATCGACGGCAGTACCTCAGAGCTGTCCGCCGACGGCCCCCTGCGGGAGCCCTACATCGTCTACTGCCAGGGTGGCACCCACTGGACCCACATAGCCCTGGCCATCGAGGCGGCAGTGGCGGCAATTGGCCCATTGTAG